One stretch of Pyrenophora tritici-repentis strain M4 chromosome 4, whole genome shotgun sequence DNA includes these proteins:
- a CDS encoding DUF3328 domain containing protein, giving the protein MNATLLPSLTDEIFRNEPGPEVDAAWRRISDERPIAISREEVIALGKDPNKSVRYPESYGLGEAYAARIDVFHQLHCLDALRREAYFDHYYGNKYADFNSTTKLHKTHLSHCVYYLLQNIMCQANVDVYTHVWTDTVLNPFPDFQINHQCKNFDAILDWQQRNSAGLDEFYKLRRPESFGPALKMSEEFKDVWREAEFFDHNADHSKGEGHHIG; this is encoded by the coding sequence CTGGCCCAGAAGTAGATGCGGCATGGCGCCGCATCTCTGACGAGCGCCCCATCGCCATCTCCCGCGAAGAAGTCATAGCCCTAGGCAAAGACCCCAACAAATCCGTTCGATACCCCGAAAGCTACGGTCTCGGCGAAGCCTACGCCGCCCGCATCGACGTATTTCATCAACTGCACTGCCTGGACGCTCTGCGCCGCGAGGCCTATTTCGATCACTACTACGGCAACAAGTACGCCGACTTCAACTCGACGACTAAACTGCACAAGACGCATCTGTCGCATTGCGTTTACTATTTGTTGCAGAACATCATGTGTCAGGCGAACGTTGATGTGTATACGCACGTGTGGACGGATACTGTGCTTAATCCTTTTCCGGACTTTCAGATCAATCATCAGTGTAAGAACTTTGATGCGATATTGGACTGGCAGCAGCGGAATAGCGCTGGGCTGGATGAGTTTTACAAGTTGAGGAGGCCGGAGAGCTTTGGCCCGGCGTTGAAAATGTCGGAGGAGTTTAAGGATGTGTGGAGGGAAGCGGAGTTTTTTGATCATAATGCTGACCACAGCAAGGGCGAGGGACATCACATTGGATAG